From one Mytilus edulis chromosome 1, xbMytEdul2.2, whole genome shotgun sequence genomic stretch:
- the LOC139524641 gene encoding uncharacterized protein, whose protein sequence is MTSPLTLLVVCLLMPSFGDSLQDIKPEITVEGSPNIVAIVDFHLDTDTDGNCIDISRTGIDSLMALKWANEILDKNTPRNTGLLLYDSCGSLTRALKIVGQLINTQGCSNCTEIVGFITFTKEDIQTKVLEVIQPFGIVHVGISQGSQTIFSSDLSLTVAAVSIWKSKAVVRILDEFHWKHIDAFAINSPLASTELELFLKNAFLNDICVRRLQFTDNSSTLVNLSSDVVVIFVSGHDNIDELLSRLTSDSSKTFLIVGDSNIDLVTSELGNNTFLLKEQSPVVQNIQQYLANEFSVINNSKPILAEFLKSLPYCEYDIVFNHTVCNKSMIQYWTSRLNDRTFHNALTAYYNIFRLIARKETFSCSGYDFTNCLKAVTFVTLRAHQTPAGNPFRTNDLTDGNFLEQVPVIVTQGPSLSSEVFRIVNNSIIYTTGNFSTINNIQSSLCDESCYKCGECYRPEEEIKPSVIIKNGDIIFTAGFPVYKDSKYGSHCMELSREGILMAQSFIYAIDTVKDKYPSKNMLPKVSIGALVYDTCGGKTLDSAHIVSNSNCPLTFFSGKNNKTISGSLLSDIRYSTSIHLPRSGPMTSELASFTISNFGLSLSQETYDVYLKDLSSLLKSLNWTYVSIAYSDYFSKMNSVNKHISDMRSDGICISDEIFFQNTINTIDTVASKVVNSSLKSGAIILLTTHDDTIKLMEHLRAKNFSFENVNFIFFALNALSDLPKGSVVIRPRSLSDPSLKQELKSLSVIENGYYRGPVTESVNHWWIKYHERRHKCHMSIKDNTIHPNSCSNQPTFSEDDIDMTVPGLIVEYVDIMVAMVDELYKTKCPSLSGPCEEFMSSDDLADYIKASVPGFTFTDGSNKISFTADGSLKMPLEVSNIQLSSEIMIATISEEHAVTMSTNQIVAYDSNNSPVVIQHQCSGWCPSCHQCQTNTAQNIDYYYKSGDIDLSGLFPIHSMGAKIGVCDLLALKHGTEYLTEAFLYAINTVKSRYPYLLQGISIGSLIVDTCSSEDTVQQSIANFEGCFASFPSSSGKMISPMSVPSYLLYSNISTADDLSASIQRHGKFVMSHSTDFKNKETIMGTLQYSYARSEVTTIVNFLSEMKWTYVSVVGSSELLYTWKMHQFEELAAKNNICINTVHSVSDSSTAKSAVDAISSGPINMNVVILFLSVEDIKMFFGSKILSKVHIIGDTNIAWNGLNTNIQIPLGTIVVDRSNKINSDLKTYLDTLNSQTISRYENPWLKKFQTGRENCKLSQSQSCSLPNDIMLQSSKVVLETDIILHGLHNRLTKLCGQQTTMCKLLETEGLSLHMEDFRNISFSYQQDEIVLYTTDAYIGAYQIQNFQENKMVKVGDWTNNTLSLSKEIIRAYSNGGLVQKDLPLSRCIGTCLCTNLNNTTEGTEMPEPYQNPDMIFYSSSAKFNSKLWTIIVLAIAGGGVGASMLFIVYVIYKTCIGCLNKRYIGLGILLLLSITALYLSVLPFLFTPSEMGCTARYLLPGISYALVYATCLAKLMSLRSYKLIGLGGEISNLNQFLTVTFVSGVQIAISVQYVALKGPFMETRIMSDETMYACKFDKDVFVMYLIYDMLLIVICSLYALTVRKEKKNMGEAIFILISSWINIVLWTAWVAVTFIISHDYVELTICTGILACATVVVLTVFVPKLHKISKLKYDVKKNGVQNGGYKIDTEFMFERPHTLPGGFRSSYNMSPQKTNPKSISTFDSSMSY, encoded by the exons ATGACATCTCCACTCACTCTTCTTGTGGTCTGCCTTTTGATGCCATCCTTTGGAGATTCTCTACAAGACATTAAACCAGAAATTACTGTAGAAGGATCTCCTAACATCGTTGCCATTGTAGATTTTCACTTGGATACAGACACCGATGGTAACTGTATAGATATATCAAGAACCGGTATCGATTCCCTGATGGCTTTGAAATGGGCTAACGAAATCCTGGACAAAAATACACCAAGAAACACCG GACTTCTTCTTTACGACTCATGTGGATCTTTAACACGGGCCCTGAAGATTGTCGGACAATTAATTAATACTCAAGGTTGTAGTAATTGTACAGAAATAGTCG GTTTTATAACCTTTACAAAAGAAGATATTCAGACAAAAGTTTTAGAAGTTATACAACCGTTTGGGATCGTCCATGTTGGAATATCACAAGGAAGCCAAACCATCTTTAGTTCTGACCTGTCTTTAACTGTTGCAGCCGTTTCCATCTGGAAATCTAAG GCTGTAGTAAGGATATTGGACGAATTTCATTGGAAACATATCGACGCCTTTGCCATCAACAGCCCTCTTGCTTCAACAGAACTTGAGTTATTCCTAAAAAATGCCTTTTTAAATGATATCTGTGTCCGCAGGTTACAATTTACAGACAATAGCTCAACCTTAGTGAACTTGTCGTCTGatgtagtagttatttttgtctCGGGTCATGATAACATCGATGAATTACTTTCAAGGTTGACGTCAGACAGTAGTAAAACGTTTCTCATCGTGGGTGATTCTAATATTGACCTTGTTACTTCCGAATTAGGTAATAATACTTTCTTACTGAAAGAACAATCACCCGTTGTTCAGAATATTCAACAGTACTTAGCAAATGAATTCAGTGTTATCAATAACAGTAAGCCAATACTTGCAGAGTTCTTGAAATCGCTGCCTTATTGTGAATATGATATAGTATTCAACCATACAGTCTGTAATAAAAGCATGATTCAGTATTGGACCTCTAGATTAAACGATCGAACTTTTCATAACGCCCTGACTGCCTACTACAACATCTTTAGACTTATAGCACGGAAGGAAACATTCAGCTGTAGTGGGTATGATTTTACAAATTGTCTAAAAGCTGTCACTTTCGTCACCCTTAGGGCCCATCAGACTCCAGCTGGAAATCCATTTCGAACAAATGATTTGACTGATGGGAATTTCTTGGAACAGGTTCCAGTAATTGTAACTCAAGGACCATCGCTGTCATCTGAG GTTTTCAGAATTGTCAATAATTCTATCATATATACAACAGGAAACTTCAGTACCATAAATAATATACAGTCTTCTTTATGTGATGAATCCTGTTACAAATGTGGCGAATGTTACAGGCCAGAGGAGGAAATTAAACCATCCGTTATTATAAAAAATGGTGACATTATTTTTACAGCTGGGTTTCCTGTGTATAAAGACTCCAAATATGGATCTCATTGTATGGAACTATCGAGAGAAGGCATTTTAATGGCACAGTCGTTCATATATGCAATTGATACTGTAAAAGATAAATATCCTTCGAAAAATATGCTTCCAAAAGTTTCTATTGGCGCTTTGGTATATGATACATGTGGCGGAAAAACTCTTGACTCGGCACACATTGTTAGTAATTCAAACTGCCCTTTAACCTTTTTCAGcggaaaaaataacaaaactatttcCGGAAGCTTGTTGTCTGATATTAGATATTCCACCTCTATCCATTTACCCAGATCAGGGCCAATGACAAGTGAATTAGCATCGTTTACAATTTCCAACTTTGGATTATCTCTGTCGCAGGAAACATATGACGTATACTTAAAAGATCTATCGTCATTATTGAAATCTCTTAATTGGACGTATGTATCAATTGCATATTCTGACTATTTTAGTAAAATGAACTCTGTGAATAAACATATATCTGATATGCGAAGTGATGGAATATGTATATCTGATGAAATCTTTTTTCAAAACACAATAAACACAATCGATACAGTTGCATCAAAGGTCGTAAATTCTTCTCTTAAAAGCGGTGCAATTATCCTTTTAACAACGCACGATGATACCATTAAATTGATGGAACACCTTCGGGCAAagaatttttcttttgaaaatgtcaatttcattttctttgCATTGAATGCTTTATCTGATTTACCGAAAGGTTCAGTTGTAATTCGGCCACGGAGCTTATCTGACCCATCCCTCAAACAGGAGTTGAAATCTCTTTCGGTTATTGAAAATGGTTATTACAGAGGACCGGTAACAGAAAGCGTAAATCATTGGTGGATAAAATATCACGAGCGTCGCCATAAATGTCACATGTCAATAAAAGACAATACTATACATCCGAACTCTTGCTCAAATCAACCGACCTTTTCCGAAGATGATATCGATATGACAGTTCCAGGTCTAATTGTTGAATATGTCGACATTATGGTCGCAATGGTAGATGaactatataaaacaaaatgtccaTCTCTGTCCGGACCATGTGAAGAATTTATGTCATCTGATGATTTGGCAGATTATATTAAAGCATCAGTTCCCGGATTCACATTTACAGACGGTTCTAATAAGATTAGCTTTACAGCAGATGGTTCTTTGAAGATGCCATTAGAAGTATCCAACATTCAACTTTCTTCTGAAATCATG aTTGCAACAATATCAGAAGAACATGCAGTGACCATGTCAACAAACCAGATAGTTGCTTATGATTCAAATAACTCTCCTGTAGTAATTCAGCATCAGTGCTCCGGATGGTGCCCATCTTGTCATCAGTGTCAAACAAATACTGCACAGAATATTGACTACTATTACAAATCAGGTGATATCGATCTGTCTGGATTGTTTCCAATACACTCTATGGGTGCTAAGATAGGAGTATGTGACCTACTTGCACTCAAGCACGGAACTGAATATCTTACCGAAGCTTTCCTATATGCTATAAATACTGTGAAGTCGAGATATCCATACCTTTTACAAGGGATTTCTATTGGTTCTTTAATTGTCGATACGTGTTCCAGTGAAGACACAGTACAGCAAAGCATAGCAAATTTTGAAGGTTGCTTTGCCTCGTTTCCATCATCGAGCGGGAAAATGATTTCACCCATGTCTGTTCCAAGTtatcttttatattcaaatatcagTACCGCAGACGACTTAAGTGCATCAATTCAGCGACATGGTAAATTTGTCATGTCACACTCTACTGAttttaagaataaagaaacaaTCATGGGAACGTTACAGTATTCATACGCGAGGTCTGAAGTCACTacaattgttaactttttatcagAAATGAAATGGACTTACGTTTCTGTTGTAGGTTCTTCGGAACTTCTCTATACGTGGAAGATGCACCAGTTTGAAGAACTAGCGGCAAAAAATAACATTTGTATAAATACAGTTCATTCTGTATCAGATTCTAGTACAGCTAAAAGTGCTGTTGATGCTATTAGTTCTGGTCCTATCAATATGAATGTTGTAATACTTTTCCTCTCCGTAGAAGATATAAAGATGTTTTTCGGTTCTAAAATACTCAGTAAGGTACATATCATTGGAGACACAAACATTGCATGGAATGGCCTTAACACGAATATCCAGATTCCTCTTGGAACAATAGTAGTAGATCGATCGAACAAGATAAATTCAGATCTGAAAACTTATTTAGATACCCTCAATTCTCAAACTATAAGTCGATACGAAAATCCTTGGCTGAAAAAATTTCAGACAGGACGTGAAAATTGCAAACTAAGCCAATCTCAGTCTTGTAGCTTACCTAATGATATAATGCTGCAGTCATCCAAGGTTGTATTGGAGACGGATATAATCCTCCATGGTTTACATAACAGATTAACAAAACTATGTGGACAACAGACAACCATGTGTAAACTGCTAGAAACGGAAGGATTGTCTCTGCATATGGAAGATTTTAGAAATATCAGCTTCTCTTATCAACAGGATGAGATAGTTCTCTACACAACTGATGCCTACATCGGTGCTTATCAGATCCAAAAtttccaagaaaataaaatggtcAAG GTTGGAGATTGGACAAATAATACTTTATCTCTATCCAAAGAAATTATCCGTGCATATAGTAATGGCGGTTTGGTACAGAAAGACTTACCATTGTCTCGATGTATCGGCACGTGTTTATGCACGAACCTTAACAACACAACAGAAGGAACAGAAATGCCGGAGCCTTACCAAAACCCAGATATGATCTTTTATTCGTCGTCTGCAAAATTCAACAGTAAATTATGGACAATAATTGTACTTGCAATTGCTGGTGGTGGAGTTGGGGCGTCCATGTTATTCATAGTATACGTAATTTACAAAACATGTATCGGTTGTCTGAATAAACGGTACATAGGACTTGGAATTCTTCTTTTGTTATCAATAACGGCACTATATTTGTCTGTTCTTCCGTTTTTGTTTACACCAAGTGAAATGGGATGCACTGCAAGATATCTTCTACCAGGAATAAGCTATGCATTAGTGTATGCAACGTGTTTGGCCAAACTAATGTCGTTGAGATCGTATAAACTAATTGGATTAGGAGgtgaaatttcaaatttaaatcagtttttgaCAGTTACATTTGTAAGTGGTGTGCAAATAGCAATATCGGTGCAATATGTTGCCCTTAAAGGCCCGTTTATGGAAACAAGAATAATGTCGGATGAAACAATGTATGCTTGCAAATTTGAcaaagatgtgtttgtaatgtatttaATTTATGACATGTTATTAATAGTGATCTGTTCGTTATACGCTTTGACTGttagaaaagagaagaaaaataTGGGCGAGGCTATTTTTATTCTGATTAGCAGCTGGATAAACATTGTTTTATGGACAGCATGGGTAGCTGTAACATTTATAATATCACATGACTATGTGGAACTAACAATTTGTACTGGAATTCTTGCGTGCGCAACAGTGGTCGTTTTGACAGTATTTGTACCGAAACTACAcaaaatttcaaagttaaaataTGATGTGAAGAAAAATGGAGTTCAAAATGGTGGCTATAAAATCGACACAGAATTTATGTTTGAAAGACCTCATACTTTACCAGGTGGATTTAGAAGTTCTTACAATATGTCGCCACAAAAAACAAATCCGAAAAGTATATCTACGTTTGACTCGAGTATGAGTTATTGA